In the genome of bacterium, one region contains:
- a CDS encoding alpha,alpha-trehalase, whose protein sequence is MKKTQHNLLLTTCHILLALCPLPHAFGQQPANKVSINIRTTLEALIADEDTDGDKKITIDDAHIASTERGDKRFRMQTTDRREFEVSGTYHLSNLLQELKLAEAAPDENAQLAAARIFEPPVDRLSRSIKELFWDGLTRRVDEAGLQTILSDEKTNTSDGRRYVYVPASDQTAFDYFAGVAQRHPEWQMKVVRLPRKISARYVRNLDGRHGILSLAIVPRQGGGYEGLPFVVPGGRFNEMYGWDSYFIALGLLRDGRVELAKAMVDNFVYEITHYGAILNANRTYYLTRSQPPFLTSMAWAVYQHLPKEAASKAWLKGVLAAAIQEYRNVWMNPDRLTKTGLSRYFDSGFGAPPEVEPGHFDVVFAAYARKHGMATRAFEAAYRAGRLNVPELDAYFVHDRAMRESGHDTSYRLEKRCADLVTVDLNSLLYKIERDIAKMVEEEFSGVLSFGKGRAERSADWRKAAEKRKILMNQYLWNAERGMFFDYDFAQNRQMNYESATIFYPLWAAVASKEQAESLVKNALPLLEKPGGLAGSTEASRGEITPDHPPRQWDYPNGWAPHQMLVWQGLSNYGYERLAQRLVYRWLYTITFNAANYNGTVPEKFDVATRSHQVFAEYGNVGTKFSYITREGFGWTNTSYQLGVSLLSQELRDSLNRLIPPEWVF, encoded by the coding sequence ATGAAAAAAACTCAGCACAATTTATTGCTCACCACGTGCCACATTCTTCTTGCCCTTTGCCCCCTGCCCCATGCCTTCGGCCAGCAGCCGGCAAACAAAGTATCAATCAACATTCGCACAACACTCGAAGCCCTCATCGCCGACGAAGACACAGACGGCGACAAGAAGATCACCATTGACGATGCCCACATTGCCAGCACCGAACGCGGCGACAAACGCTTCCGAATGCAAACCACCGATCGGCGCGAGTTTGAAGTCTCGGGCACCTACCACCTCTCGAATCTTCTGCAGGAGCTGAAGCTGGCGGAAGCGGCGCCGGACGAAAACGCACAGCTCGCCGCTGCACGCATTTTCGAGCCGCCGGTCGATCGGCTGTCGCGCTCGATCAAAGAGTTGTTTTGGGATGGATTGACGCGGCGCGTGGATGAAGCCGGTTTGCAAACGATTCTTTCCGATGAGAAAACCAACACCAGCGATGGTAGGCGTTACGTTTACGTTCCCGCCTCCGACCAAACCGCATTCGACTATTTCGCCGGCGTGGCGCAGCGCCATCCGGAATGGCAAATGAAAGTCGTGCGTCTGCCGCGCAAAATCAGCGCGCGATACGTGCGCAACCTCGACGGCCGGCACGGCATTCTGAGCCTGGCAATTGTGCCGCGCCAGGGCGGCGGCTACGAAGGCCTTCCATTTGTCGTACCCGGCGGACGATTCAATGAAATGTACGGGTGGGACAGTTACTTCATCGCGCTGGGACTTCTGCGCGACGGCCGCGTCGAGCTGGCCAAAGCGATGGTAGATAATTTTGTCTATGAAATCACCCACTACGGCGCGATTTTGAACGCCAATCGCACTTATTACCTCACGCGCTCGCAGCCGCCGTTTCTCACCTCGATGGCATGGGCGGTTTATCAACACCTGCCCAAAGAGGCGGCGAGTAAAGCCTGGCTAAAAGGCGTGCTCGCGGCCGCCATTCAGGAATATCGCAACGTGTGGATGAACCCGGATCGGCTGACAAAAACTGGATTGAGCCGTTACTTTGATTCCGGGTTTGGCGCACCACCGGAAGTGGAGCCCGGACATTTTGACGTGGTGTTCGCAGCCTATGCCAGAAAACACGGCATGGCCACCCGCGCGTTTGAAGCAGCTTATCGCGCGGGCAGGCTGAACGTGCCGGAACTCGACGCCTACTTTGTGCACGATCGCGCCATGCGTGAATCCGGGCACGACACGAGTTATCGCCTGGAAAAACGCTGCGCCGATCTCGTGACGGTTGATCTCAATTCATTGCTCTACAAGATTGAGAGGGATATCGCAAAAATGGTTGAAGAGGAATTCTCCGGCGTTTTGAGTTTCGGCAAAGGCCGGGCGGAGCGCAGCGCGGATTGGCGCAAAGCGGCGGAAAAGAGGAAAATTCTGATGAATCAATATTTGTGGAACGCCGAACGCGGCATGTTCTTCGACTATGATTTCGCGCAGAACCGCCAGATGAATTATGAGAGCGCGACGATATTTTATCCGCTCTGGGCCGCGGTTGCCAGCAAAGAGCAAGCGGAGAGCCTGGTGAAGAATGCGCTGCCGTTGTTAGAGAAACCGGGAGGCCTTGCCGGTTCGACGGAAGCTTCACGCGGAGAGATTACGCCCGACCATCCGCCGCGCCAGTGGGATTATCCCAACGGCTGGGCGCCGCATCAAATGCTGGTCTGGCAGGGGTTGAGCAACTACGGTTACGAGCGCCTCGCGCAGCGGCTGGTGTATCGCTGGCTTTATACCATCACCTTCAATGCCGCAAACTACAACGGCACGGTTCCCGAAAAATTCGATGTGGCCACGCGTTCGCATCAAGTTTTTGCCGAGTATGGCAATGTCGGCACCAAATTCTCCTATATCACCCGTGAAGGCTTTGGCTGGACCAACACCTCCTACCAACTCGGCGTCAGCCTGCTGTCGCAGGAGTTGCGCGACAGCTTGAACCGGCTGATTCCGCCGGAATGGGTTTTCTGA